Genomic segment of Pseudomonas iranensis:
GGCCGGGTTGCCGTCGTAGAAACCCATGTAGCGCTGATACACCGCGCGCGTATTGAAACTCAGCGAGCCGTAATAGCCACGGGTGTACCACTTCTGATCGAGCGAGCCGGGCAGTTTCTTGATTGCTTCGGCAATTTCCAGCGGCGTCAGGCCCTGGTTGAGCAAGTGCAGGGTGCGGTCGTTGATGAACGCGTACATGTCGCGCTGATCGGCGAGCAAAGTACGAATCCGCTCGCCACCCCAGGTCGGCCAGTTGTGCTGAGCGAACAGCACGTCGGCCTTGTCGCCGTAGCGCATGAGGCTGTCGTCGAGGTATTGCGACCAGGCTTTGGCATCACGCACTTGCGCGCCGCGCGGGGTGAGGATGTTGTGCATCATCTGCGTGGCGTTTTCGGCCATGCACAAGGCTTTCAACTCCGGTAGATAAAGGTTCATTTCTGCTGGCGCTTCGGTGCCCGGCGTCAGCTGGAATTCGACTTGCAGACCAGCGATGGTGCGAGTTTCCAACGGCTCGGCAATCAGATCGGTAGGCGCGATCAGTGTGACCGTGCCACCGCTGGGCGCACTCTTGCCGAGGCCGGCATCGACCTGACCTTTTTCACTGCGCGGCAATAGGCTGCCGAACTGGTACTGCGCGCGGCGGCTCATGGCGTTGCCGGCCATGACGTTCTCGCTCATCACGTGTTCCATGAAGCCGACCGGCGCGTAGACCTTGACCTTGCCGGACTTGACATCGGCCTCGTCGATCACCCCGCGCACGCCGCCGAAATGATCGACATGGGTGTGGCTGTAGATCACCGCGACGACCGGTTTGCGCGGGCGATTGGCGTAGTACAGGTCCAGCGCCGTCCTGGCGGTTTCGGCCATGGTCAGCGGATCGATGATGATCAGCCCGTCGTCACCTTCGATGATGGTCATGTTGGCCAGGTCGAGACCGCGTACCTGATAGAGCTTGGGGCTGACCTCGAACAGACCGGCGTGGGCATTGAGCTGGGCCAGCCGCCACAGGCTCGGATTGACCGATTCCGGCGCCTTGTCTTTGGCGAGGAAGTCATAGGCGTTGACGTTCCAGATGACTTTGCCGGCGGCATCCTTGATCTGGCCCTTGAACGGTGCGATCAAGCCTTTGCTGACGGATTCGAAATCGGTGCGGTCGCTGAAAGGCAGGGTTTGCAGCACGGCAGCGTTGCTTGCAGCGGTTTGCACGCTCGGCGCCACCGGACCGTCAGCAGCGAGCAACGGCTGGCTCAGGCAAGTGGTGATCAGGCAGGTCAGCAGGCCACGCGGGCTCAGGATGAAACGGGGCATGGGTGTCTCCGGTTTTTTTATCGTTATGGCCGAACAGCCAGCAGCTTAGGGCGCGTCCCGGAGTTGGCGATGATCATCAGCGGACAAAAACCATTCAGGGCCGCTATCCTAGGCCCAGGTTCACTGATCGGGTTTGCCCATGCTTGAGGTTCGCGACGTTTTCAAAAGCTATGCCACGCCACAGGGATTGTTGCCGGTGCTGCAAGGCGTCGACCTGACGCTGGAGGCCGGTGGCAGCCTGGCACTGATGGGCGAATCGGGCAGTGGCAAAAGCACGCTGCTGCATCTGGTGGCGGGGCTGGACAAGGTCGACAGCGGCAGTATTCGCAGCGGCGAACATCGCCTGGAAGCCATGAGCGAAGCGCAACTGGCCAACTGGCGACGCACGGAAATCGGTCTGGTGTTTCAGCAGTTCAACCTGATCGGCAGTCTGCGCGTGGAAGACAACCTGGCCTTTCAGGCGCGCCTCGCCGGGCGCCATGAGCCGCGCTGGCAAGCGCATCTGGTGCAGCGTCTGGGTCTGGGCGATCTGCTCTCGCGGTATCCCGAGCAACTCTCTGGCGGCCAGCAGCAACGAGTCGCATTGGGCCGCGCATTGGCTTCGCAGCCGAAATTGCTCTTGGCCGATGAACCCACCGGCAGCCTCGATGAAGCGACCAGCGATGAAGTGCTGCGGCTGTTGCTGGAGTTGCTCGATGATACGCCGACGACCCTGCTGATGGTCACCCACAGTCAGCGCGTGGCGGCGCGATTGGCCCAGCGTGTAGTGTTGTCGAACGGACGGGTCGCCTGATGATCTGGCGGCAGACCCTGCGCGCGCTGCTCAGCCACTGGCGGCGCCATCCCGTGCAGTTTTTCAGTGTGCTGACCGGGCTGTGGCTGGCCACCAGTCTGCTCACCGGCGTCGAGGCGCTGAACAGTCAGGCGCGCGACAGCTACGCGCGGGCCAGCCAGATGATCGGCGGTGAACCACAGGCCAGCCTGAGCACGCCAAATGGGGCACTGTTTCCCCAGCGCTGGTTTATCGAATTGCGCCGTCAGGGCTGGCCGGTGTCGCCGGTGTTGCAGGGCCGGCTGACGCTCAAGGGCCACGAAGACCAGCGGATTCAGGTGATGGGCATCGAGCCGGTGTCGCTGCCGACGGATTCGGCAGTGGCCGGGCAGGCGATGCCGATCGAGCGCATCGTCGAATTTTTCAGCCCGCCGGGCGGCACCTGGATTTCCCCGGACACGATGCAAATGCTCGGCTTGCGCGAAGGCGATACAGCGCAAACCGTGAACGGCCAGACCCTGCCGCCGCTGCTCGCGCAGAAGGACATGGCGCCGGGGTTGTTGCTGGTCGACATCGGCGTAGCGCAACGCCTGCTCGAACAACCTGAGCAACTGTCGCGACTGCTGCTGCCCAAGGACTTTCATCAAGAATTACCAGCGAGTTTCACCGATCGCTTGCAGCTCAAAAGCAGCGGCGAAGAAAACAATCTCGCGCGGCTGACCGAGAGCTTTCACCTCAATCTCGATGCCCTTGGATTTTTGTCGTTTCTGGTCGGCCTGTTCATCGTCCACGCTGCCATCGGCCTCGCTCTGGAACAGCGCCGAGGCTTGCTGCGCACGTTGCGTGCCTGTGGCGTCAGTGCACGAATGCTGATCGCGTGTCTGGTGGTTGAACTGGGCGTGCTGGCGCTGATCGGTGGATTGTTCGGTGTGATCAGCGGCTATTGGCTGGCCAGCGTGCTGCTGCCGGACGTCGCCGCCAGCCTGCGCGGTCTGTATGGCGCGGAAGTGGCGGGGCAGTTGCGTTTGAGCCCCTGGTGGTGGTTCAGCGGCATCGGTCTGAGCCTGCTTGGCGCGTTGCTGGCCGGGGCCAATAGTCTGCTGCGGGCGGCGCGCTTGCCGTTGCTGGCGGTGGCCGATCCGCAGGCGTGGCATCAACAGTATTCGCGCTGGTTGCGCCGGCAGGGTTGGTTGGCGACAGCGCTGCTGGCGATTGCGCTGGCGGCGCTGATCTGGGGCGACAGCCTGAGCAGCGGTTTCGTGCTCATGGCCGGGCTGTTGCTCGGTGCCGCGCTGGCCTTGCCGGTGTTGCTCAGCGCGTTGTTGAACCCGTTGCTCGGGCGCAGTCGTTCGGTGCTCGGCCAGTGGTTTCTCGCCGACTGCCGCCAGCAACTGCCAGCCCTGAGTCTGGCGCTGATGGCGCTGCTGCTGGCGCTCGCCGCCAATATCGGCGCCGGCAGCATGACCGCCGGTTTTCGGC
This window contains:
- a CDS encoding ABC transporter permease — encoded protein: MIWRQTLRALLSHWRRHPVQFFSVLTGLWLATSLLTGVEALNSQARDSYARASQMIGGEPQASLSTPNGALFPQRWFIELRRQGWPVSPVLQGRLTLKGHEDQRIQVMGIEPVSLPTDSAVAGQAMPIERIVEFFSPPGGTWISPDTMQMLGLREGDTAQTVNGQTLPPLLAQKDMAPGLLLVDIGVAQRLLEQPEQLSRLLLPKDFHQELPASFTDRLQLKSSGEENNLARLTESFHLNLDALGFLSFLVGLFIVHAAIGLALEQRRGLLRTLRACGVSARMLIACLVVELGVLALIGGLFGVISGYWLASVLLPDVAASLRGLYGAEVAGQLRLSPWWWFSGIGLSLLGALLAGANSLLRAARLPLLAVADPQAWHQQYSRWLRRQGWLATALLAIALAALIWGDSLSSGFVLMAGLLLGAALALPVLLSALLNPLLGRSRSVLGQWFLADCRQQLPALSLALMALLLALAANIGAGSMTAGFRQTFNDWLEQRLSAELYINPANPAQAREMHSWLKQQPNVTAVLPNWQVSVTLQGWPADVYGIIDHSYYRQHWPLLDSSGSDPWGKLATDDAVMLSEQLARRLKLRPGEHLNIPTPNGTWSPRIVGIYADYGNPKGHLLISSEHLLRGWPQLTPNRFNLRIDPAQIPALLTALQARFALDDNRIVDQARLKGWSVQVFERTFAATAALNSLTLAVAGVALFISLLTQSQSRLSQLAPLWALGVTRKQLMLLNLGQTWLLAVLTLLLALPLGIALAWCLDAVINVQAFGWRLPLRVFPLQLLQLMGLALLATLLASAWPLYSLYRTQPADLLRTFAHED
- a CDS encoding alkyl/aryl-sulfatase, giving the protein MPRFILSPRGLLTCLITTCLSQPLLAADGPVAPSVQTAASNAAVLQTLPFSDRTDFESVSKGLIAPFKGQIKDAAGKVIWNVNAYDFLAKDKAPESVNPSLWRLAQLNAHAGLFEVSPKLYQVRGLDLANMTIIEGDDGLIIIDPLTMAETARTALDLYYANRPRKPVVAVIYSHTHVDHFGGVRGVIDEADVKSGKVKVYAPVGFMEHVMSENVMAGNAMSRRAQYQFGSLLPRSEKGQVDAGLGKSAPSGGTVTLIAPTDLIAEPLETRTIAGLQVEFQLTPGTEAPAEMNLYLPELKALCMAENATQMMHNILTPRGAQVRDAKAWSQYLDDSLMRYGDKADVLFAQHNWPTWGGERIRTLLADQRDMYAFINDRTLHLLNQGLTPLEIAEAIKKLPGSLDQKWYTRGYYGSLSFNTRAVYQRYMGFYDGNPANLNPLPPVDAAKRSVEAMGGTASVLEKMRSAMASADYRWAAQLGNQLLFADPDNADARKAQAETLEQLGYQSENATWRNMYLTGAMELRNGVPPQSANTVSVDMVRAMSPEMFFDYLAVRLDSDKAVAHDLTLNWTFDDVQKDFTLTLRNGVLTHRAGMNPAADASVSLSRDTLEKISLKQLDFPTAMQKGLVKLQGNGQKFGLLMGSLDTFGPQFNIVTP
- a CDS encoding ABC transporter ATP-binding protein; this translates as MLEVRDVFKSYATPQGLLPVLQGVDLTLEAGGSLALMGESGSGKSTLLHLVAGLDKVDSGSIRSGEHRLEAMSEAQLANWRRTEIGLVFQQFNLIGSLRVEDNLAFQARLAGRHEPRWQAHLVQRLGLGDLLSRYPEQLSGGQQQRVALGRALASQPKLLLADEPTGSLDEATSDEVLRLLLELLDDTPTTLLMVTHSQRVAARLAQRVVLSNGRVA